In Pseudomonas fluorescens NCIMB 11764, a single window of DNA contains:
- the nhaB gene encoding sodium/proton antiporter NhaB: MSGSMAQAFAHNFLGHSPRWYKASILGFLILNALVLWTVGPVAAGWLLVLEFIFTLAMALKCYPLMPGGLLLIEALLLKMTTPQALYDELVHNFPVILLLMFMVAGIYFMKELLLFMFSRLLLGVRSKALLALMFCFLSAFLSAFLDALTVTAVIISAAVGFYSVYHRVASGNDPRQDSEYGDDQHLPKLHHADLEQFRAFLRSLLMHGAVGTALGGVCTLVGEPQNLLIGHEMGWHFAEFFLKVAPVSLPVLVAGLVTCVLLEKLRWFGYGTLLPDNVRAVLANYAAEDNAERTSRQRAALIVQGLAALILIGCLAFHVAEVGLIGLMVIVLITAFTGITDEHRLGSAFKDAMPFTALLVVFFAVVAVIHDQQLFTPLIHWVLALPADQQPGMLFIANGLLSAISDNVFVATIYITEVKQAFISGQMSREHFETLAIAINTGTNLPSVATPNGQAAFLFLLTSAIAPLIRLSYGRMVWMAVPYTVVMGGLGWYAVSYWL; the protein is encoded by the coding sequence ATGTCTGGCTCAATGGCTCAAGCGTTCGCGCATAATTTTCTCGGGCACTCACCTCGCTGGTACAAGGCCAGCATTCTCGGGTTCCTGATTCTCAACGCCCTGGTGTTGTGGACCGTGGGTCCGGTGGCCGCCGGTTGGCTGCTGGTGCTGGAGTTCATCTTTACCCTGGCCATGGCGCTCAAGTGCTATCCGCTGATGCCCGGTGGCTTGCTGCTGATCGAAGCGTTGCTGTTGAAGATGACCACGCCCCAGGCGCTGTATGACGAACTGGTGCACAACTTCCCGGTCATCCTGCTGCTGATGTTCATGGTGGCGGGTATCTACTTCATGAAAGAACTGCTGCTGTTTATGTTCTCGCGCCTGCTGCTCGGTGTTCGCTCCAAGGCCTTGCTGGCGTTGATGTTCTGCTTCCTGTCGGCGTTTCTCTCGGCCTTTCTCGATGCCTTGACCGTGACGGCCGTGATCATCAGCGCAGCCGTGGGGTTCTACTCGGTGTATCACCGCGTGGCCTCGGGCAATGATCCGCGTCAGGACAGTGAGTATGGCGATGACCAGCACCTTCCAAAGCTGCATCACGCAGATCTCGAACAGTTCCGCGCCTTCCTGCGCAGCCTGCTGATGCACGGCGCCGTGGGCACCGCATTGGGAGGCGTCTGTACTCTGGTTGGCGAGCCACAGAACCTGCTGATCGGCCACGAAATGGGTTGGCACTTTGCTGAGTTCTTCCTGAAAGTCGCGCCGGTTTCGCTGCCGGTGCTGGTGGCAGGCCTGGTGACGTGCGTGCTGCTGGAGAAGTTGCGCTGGTTCGGTTACGGCACACTCCTGCCGGACAACGTGCGCGCCGTGCTGGCCAACTATGCTGCCGAAGACAACGCCGAACGCACCTCGCGCCAACGCGCGGCGCTGATCGTTCAGGGGCTGGCGGCGCTGATTCTGATTGGCTGCCTGGCCTTTCATGTGGCTGAAGTGGGCCTGATCGGCTTGATGGTGATCGTACTGATCACCGCGTTCACTGGCATTACTGACGAGCATCGCCTCGGCAGTGCGTTCAAGGACGCCATGCCGTTCACAGCGCTGCTGGTGGTGTTTTTTGCGGTGGTGGCGGTGATTCACGATCAGCAGTTATTCACCCCGTTGATCCATTGGGTGCTGGCGCTGCCAGCGGATCAACAACCGGGCATGCTGTTTATTGCCAACGGCTTGCTGTCGGCCATCAGCGACAACGTGTTTGTCGCGACCATCTACATCACCGAAGTGAAACAGGCCTTCATCTCCGGGCAAATGAGCCGTGAACATTTCGAGACACTGGCGATTGCGATCAACACCGGCACCAACCTGCCGAGTGTGGCGACGCCCAATGGTCAGGCGGCGTTTCTGTTTCTGCTGACGTCGGCGATTGCACCACTGATTCGCCTGTCGTATGGGCGGATGGTGTGGATGGCGGTGCCTTATACGGTGGTGATGGGTGGTCTCGGGTGGTACGCGGTGAGTTACTGGCTATAA
- a CDS encoding Cof-type HAD-IIB family hydrolase translates to MSGETQQLIRFLLSDMDGTLLLPDHSLSQRTIEAVRSLRDAGVLFSLATGRPPKAMLQQIEALGVDLPTAAFNGGTIVHPDGSLLVAHYLPATAALTTLTLFADLPDIEVWVFSGGDWLVKDPTGPMVPREQHGLGYPPVVVESFEPYLEHIDKIVAASNNAQLLIELEAQLLPMVEGQAQVSRSQPVYLDVTAMQANKGSALATLAEFLGVPIEQTAAMGDGGNDPAMFHRAGLSIAMGQSEEAVKRQADVVTGANTEDGAAQAIERYILPR, encoded by the coding sequence ATGAGTGGTGAAACGCAACAACTCATTCGCTTTTTGCTCAGTGACATGGACGGCACGTTGTTGCTGCCGGACCACAGCCTAAGCCAGCGCACCATAGAAGCCGTTCGTTCGTTGCGCGACGCGGGTGTTCTGTTCAGCCTGGCCACTGGCCGGCCGCCGAAAGCCATGTTGCAGCAGATCGAAGCGCTGGGCGTGGACTTGCCGACGGCGGCCTTCAATGGCGGCACGATCGTCCATCCCGATGGCAGTTTGCTGGTCGCGCATTATTTGCCGGCCACGGCCGCACTGACCACGCTGACGCTGTTTGCCGATCTGCCGGACATTGAGGTGTGGGTATTCAGTGGCGGCGACTGGCTGGTGAAAGACCCGACCGGGCCGATGGTGCCCCGGGAACAGCATGGCCTGGGGTATCCGCCAGTGGTGGTGGAAAGTTTTGAACCGTATCTGGAACACATCGACAAGATCGTCGCGGCGAGCAATAACGCGCAGCTGTTGATTGAGCTGGAGGCGCAATTGCTGCCCATGGTCGAGGGTCAGGCCCAGGTCTCGCGATCGCAACCGGTTTATCTGGATGTGACCGCGATGCAGGCGAACAAGGGCTCAGCGCTGGCGACACTGGCGGAGTTCCTGGGTGTGCCGATCGAGCAGACGGCGGCCATGGGCGATGGCGGCAATGACCCCGCCATGTTTCACCGCGCAGGCCTGTCGATCGCCATGGGGCAGTCGGAAGAAGCGGTGAAGCGTCAGGCTGACGTGGTGACCGGGGCCAATACCGAAGACGGTGCGGCGCAGGCGATCGAGCGGTATATCCTCCCTCGCTAG
- a CDS encoding delta-60 repeat domain-containing protein — MSIQSALALPAALNDAGKLDESFAGSGKTQVYFAGSTSSMANGVAIDSAGRLLIAAKVGTPGGSRFGLARLLEDGSADLAFGQQGSVISQFKPGFEAMGGKVLLLADGRILLAGLHYENAHRTLPAFALFNQQGKPVQSFGDNGRCIVRLPGNLSQGVRDAWLPPGVPGAEACDVCVQDNGRILLLANHHFELADHVGVLVRLHPDGSLDDTFNGRGFVLVRHLLMNTWLSSLLVQPDGRILVGGSINFPEEGLLARYHSNGSLDESFAVDGFMGFMAQGRHAQVSQIVQQHSGDLQCVGSSRDPMQCMVLKVHSNGRPDIHCNGGQPQLLEIGHNGCQWTAAQVLADGSVLTVGATAGGIEADFILARHLPGGQLDGRFGNGSGWVRTRLSRGPDTATSLAVQSNGNIVVGGHSLDGNYRAVVARYLG; from the coding sequence ATGTCAATCCAGAGCGCTTTAGCCTTACCCGCAGCGCTGAACGATGCAGGGAAACTTGATGAGTCCTTTGCCGGCTCCGGCAAAACCCAAGTGTATTTCGCTGGCAGCACCTCCAGCATGGCCAATGGCGTCGCGATTGATTCCGCGGGCAGGCTGCTGATAGCCGCAAAAGTCGGCACCCCGGGCGGCAGCCGCTTTGGCCTGGCACGTCTGCTCGAGGACGGCTCGGCGGACCTGGCCTTCGGCCAACAAGGCAGTGTCATCAGCCAGTTCAAACCCGGCTTTGAAGCCATGGGCGGCAAAGTCCTGCTACTGGCCGATGGGCGCATCCTGTTGGCCGGCCTGCACTATGAGAATGCGCACCGAACCCTGCCCGCCTTCGCGCTTTTCAATCAGCAGGGTAAACCGGTCCAGTCATTCGGCGACAACGGACGCTGTATCGTGCGCCTGCCGGGCAATCTTTCCCAAGGCGTGCGCGATGCCTGGTTGCCGCCTGGCGTGCCGGGCGCCGAAGCGTGTGATGTCTGCGTGCAGGACAACGGGCGAATCCTTTTGCTGGCCAATCACCATTTCGAACTGGCCGATCATGTCGGCGTACTGGTACGGCTTCACCCCGACGGCTCACTGGACGATACCTTCAACGGACGCGGCTTCGTGCTGGTCAGGCATCTGCTGATGAACACTTGGCTGAGTAGCCTGCTGGTGCAACCTGACGGACGGATTCTGGTCGGCGGCTCGATCAACTTTCCTGAAGAAGGCCTGCTGGCGCGTTATCACAGCAACGGCAGCCTCGACGAAAGTTTCGCCGTGGATGGTTTCATGGGTTTCATGGCACAGGGACGTCATGCTCAGGTCAGCCAGATCGTCCAGCAACACAGTGGCGACCTGCAATGTGTTGGCAGCAGCCGCGACCCTATGCAGTGCATGGTCCTGAAAGTCCATAGTAATGGTCGCCCGGACATTCACTGCAACGGCGGCCAACCGCAATTACTGGAAATTGGCCACAACGGCTGCCAGTGGACCGCCGCCCAGGTTCTGGCGGACGGCAGCGTGCTGACCGTCGGCGCTACAGCCGGGGGCATCGAAGCTGATTTCATTCTGGCCCGGCACCTGCCCGGCGGACAGCTCGATGGCCGCTTTGGCAATGGCAGCGGTTGGGTCCGCACCCGTTTGAGCCGCGGCCCGGATACCGCGACCTCACTGGCCGTGCAGTCCAATGGCAACATCGTTGTAGGCGGCCATTCGCTGGATGGTAACTACCGGGCAGTCGTCGCACGGTATCTGGGTTAG
- a CDS encoding C39 family peptidase gives MRIIALAVLLCVASVIEAAQLPLSVLPGGAVIYKPIQSVRERKFADLVQQKTDFSCGAAALATILRQAYWLDVNEDQIIEGMLAHADQDIVRVQGFSMLDMKRYVESIGMRARGYRVAAETLSDIKIPVVVLLDIRGYKHFVVLQKVHNGWVYIGDPVLGHKRFKVDDFVKGWNGIIFAVIGQGYDKANALLDPPLPLTAKNRINTFSPVQDAELLDFGFIRSDFF, from the coding sequence ATGCGCATTATCGCCTTGGCAGTTTTGCTTTGCGTGGCCAGTGTGATCGAGGCTGCACAACTGCCGCTTTCCGTCCTGCCGGGCGGCGCGGTGATTTACAAGCCGATCCAGAGCGTACGCGAGCGTAAATTTGCCGACCTGGTACAACAGAAAACCGACTTCAGTTGCGGCGCAGCTGCGCTGGCGACCATCTTGCGCCAGGCCTATTGGCTGGACGTGAATGAAGATCAGATCATCGAAGGCATGCTGGCCCACGCCGATCAAGACATTGTCCGCGTCCAGGGCTTCTCCATGCTCGACATGAAGCGTTACGTGGAAAGTATCGGCATGCGGGCCCGTGGCTACCGGGTAGCGGCGGAAACGTTGAGCGATATCAAAATTCCGGTCGTGGTACTCCTGGATATCCGTGGCTACAAACATTTTGTAGTGCTGCAAAAAGTCCATAACGGCTGGGTCTATATCGGAGATCCGGTACTGGGTCACAAACGTTTCAAAGTCGACGACTTTGTCAAAGGCTGGAACGGCATCATCTTTGCCGTCATTGGCCAGGGCTATGACAAAGCCAATGCGCTGCTCGACCCACCCCTGCCACTGACCGCCAAGAACCGCATCAACACCTTCAGCCCGGTGCAAGACGCAGAGTTGTTGGACTTCGGATTTATCCGAAGCGACTTCTTCTAA
- a CDS encoding sigma-54 dependent transcriptional regulator has translation MIEAPALRRLLVVDPCDDCHRLLPGLRAVGWDVDSCTLENAADRTCDVGLLRLQPFHLERPEAVKELISRSGTEWIAVLNQEVLRLQNVGDFVCEWFFDFHTLPFDVSRVQVTLGRAFGMARLRGQGTVHIDQPEHELLGDSKPIRELRKLLSKLAPTESPVLIRGESGTGKELVARTLHRQSQRHSKPFVAINCGAIPEHLIQSELFGHEKGAFTGAHQRKIGRIEAANGGTLFLDEIGDLPLELQANLLRFLQEKHIERVGGSQPIPVDVRVLAATHIDLEAAIEKKRFREDLYYRLNVLQVVTAPLRERHGDLSMLANHFSHFYSHETGRRPRSFSEDALIAMGKHDWPGNVRELANRVRRGLVLAEGRQIEARDLGLISQQTIAAPMGTLEDYKTRAERQALCDVLNRHSDNLSVAARVLGVSRPTFYRLLHKHQIR, from the coding sequence ATGATCGAAGCGCCCGCTTTACGACGCCTGTTAGTGGTGGACCCGTGTGACGACTGCCATCGTCTGCTGCCGGGGTTGCGCGCTGTAGGTTGGGACGTTGATAGCTGCACACTGGAAAATGCCGCCGACCGAACCTGCGACGTTGGCCTGTTGCGTCTGCAGCCGTTCCATCTGGAACGCCCAGAGGCCGTCAAGGAGCTGATCAGCCGCAGCGGCACCGAGTGGATCGCCGTGCTCAACCAGGAAGTCCTGCGGCTGCAAAATGTCGGGGACTTTGTCTGCGAATGGTTTTTCGATTTTCACACCTTGCCGTTCGATGTGTCCCGGGTTCAGGTGACACTCGGCCGGGCGTTCGGCATGGCGCGCTTGCGTGGCCAGGGCACGGTTCACATCGATCAGCCGGAACACGAGTTGCTCGGCGACAGCAAGCCGATTCGCGAGCTGCGCAAACTGCTGAGCAAGCTGGCGCCCACTGAGTCTCCGGTGTTGATTCGCGGTGAGAGCGGAACCGGCAAGGAACTGGTCGCCCGGACCCTCCATCGACAATCCCAGCGGCACAGCAAACCCTTTGTCGCAATCAATTGCGGCGCGATTCCGGAACACCTGATCCAGTCCGAACTGTTTGGTCACGAGAAGGGGGCCTTCACCGGCGCCCATCAACGCAAGATCGGACGGATCGAAGCTGCGAACGGCGGAACCCTGTTTCTCGACGAAATCGGTGACCTGCCTCTGGAGCTTCAAGCCAACCTGCTGCGCTTCCTCCAGGAAAAACACATCGAGCGCGTGGGCGGCAGCCAGCCGATTCCTGTGGATGTACGGGTATTGGCGGCGACACACATTGACCTGGAAGCCGCCATCGAGAAGAAGCGCTTCCGCGAAGATTTGTACTACCGCCTCAATGTGCTGCAAGTGGTCACTGCGCCGCTGCGTGAACGCCATGGCGATCTGTCGATGCTGGCCAACCACTTCTCCCATTTCTACAGCCATGAAACCGGCCGTCGTCCGCGCAGTTTCAGTGAAGACGCGCTGATTGCCATGGGCAAGCATGACTGGCCGGGCAACGTGCGTGAACTGGCCAACCGGGTGCGCCGCGGGTTGGTCCTGGCCGAGGGGCGGCAGATCGAGGCCCGCGACCTGGGGCTGATCAGCCAGCAGACCATCGCCGCACCGATGGGCACCCTCGAGGACTACAAGACACGCGCCGAACGCCAGGCATTGTGCGATGTATTGAACCGCCACAGTGACAACCTGAGTGTCGCCGCCCGGGTGCTGGGCGTGTCGCGGCCAACCTTTTACCGACTGCTGCACAAGCACCAGATCCGCTAG